The following coding sequences lie in one Syngnathus scovelli strain Florida chromosome 1, RoL_Ssco_1.2, whole genome shotgun sequence genomic window:
- the LOC125976865 gene encoding probable polypeptide N-acetylgalactosaminyltransferase 8, protein MRPGWLRGVLLVTFVASTLLYLGSIRRDVKSHSERLHRVIYNDSVHDQGIFKRLEKMEADIERLLEVVNNAQPVAVMAKAEDKAEKELKDKKVVRKLFPNSALFKTWGEGLSEEEQKEAEALFIQYGYNAFLSDRLPLNREIPDTRHARCTQKTYPADLPSLSVVLIYLNEALSIIKRAVRSILDKTPASLLREIILVDDHSTNEDLMEKLEDYIGVIHEERPGLLKRIVHKEQLGLTQARLSGWKIATGDVVAILDAHIEVHVQWAEPLLARIKEDRTVILTPVFDRVNYDDLTVTHYGPAADAFDWALWCMYDYFRPEWYELKDESLPAKSPAIMGILVADRKFFGEIGSLDGGMKIYGGENVELGIRVWLCGGSVEVIPCSKIAHIERAKKPYLNDLSTTMKRNALRVAEVWLDEYKYNVNIAWNLPFRDHGVDIGDVSERKALRERLKCKPFKWYLDNIYPMLDPLKDLVAYGALINQLKPDLCIDQGPVPGSTPILYSCHYFSPQHCFYRTNGHLYVGGIKSHKYNNNRCLVDPGSGIYPALYECNIAAQKNFDMFWDFKQGSSIRNRKTKRCLEIAQGEDSYYQLIVQHCTGQIWNIQNYITERVAQG, encoded by the exons ATGAGGCCTGGCTGGCTCAGAGGTGTCCTGCTGGTCACCTTTGTGGCCTCCACCCTGCTGTACCTGGGCTCCATTCGGAGGGATGTGAAAAGCCACTCGGAGCGTTTGCACAGGGTCATCTACAACGACTCAGTGCACGACCAGGGGATTTTCAAGAGGCTGGAAAAGATGGAAGCTGACATTGAGAGATTGC TCGAAGTTGTAAACAATGCACAGCCAGTGGCGGTGATGGCGAAAGCCGAGGACAAGGCAGAAAAGGAGCTCAAGGACAAGAAGGTGGTGAGGAAACTGTTCCCCAACTCAGCCCTGTTCAAGACGTGGGGAGAGGGTTTGAGCGAGGAGGagcagaaggaggccgaggcctTGTTCATCCAGTATGGCTACAACGCCTTCCTTAGTGACAGGCTGCCGCTCAACAGAGAGATTCCCGACACACGGCACGCCAG ATGCACACAGAAAACGTACCCTGCTGATCTCCCCAGCCTGAGCGTGGTGTTGATATACCTGAACGAAGCTCTGTCTATTATCAAGCGGGCGGTCCGCAGCATCTTGGACAAGACCCCTGCCAGCCTGCTCAGAGAGATAATACTGGTGGACGACCACAGCACAAATG AGGACCTGATGGAGAAGCTGGAAGACTACATCGGGGTCATCCACGAGGAGCGTCCAGGACTGCTGAAGCGTATCGTGCACAAGGAGCAGCTTGGCCTCACCCAGGCCAGACTGTCTGGGTGGAAGATAGCCACTGGTGATGTGGTGGCCATCCTGGACGCCCATATTGAAGTCCATGTGCAATG GGCAGAACCGCTGCTGGCTCGCATCAAGGAGGACCGCACGGTCATCCTGACGCCTGTCTTCGATCGGGTCAATTACGACGACTTGACCGTGACCCACTATGGACCGGCCGCCGATGCCTTTGACTGGGCCCTGTGGTGCATGTACGATTACTTCAGGCCCGAGTGGTATGAGCTCAAGGACGAGTCGCTGCCTGCCAA GAGCCCAGCCATCATGGGGATACTTGTTGCAGATCGCAAGTTCTTTGGCGAGATCGGCAGCCTGGATGGAGGAATGAAAATATACGGCGGTGAGAACGTGGAGCTGGGCATTCGG GTGTGGCTGTGCGGCGGCAGCGTGGAGGTCATCCCCTGTTCCAAGATCGCCCACATCGAGCGCGCCAAGAAGCCCTACCTGAATGACCTCAGTACCACCATGAAGCGAAACGCCCTACGGGTGGCCGAGGTGTGGCTGGATGAGTACAAGTACAACGTCAACATCGCCTGGAACCTTCCTTTTCGG GACCACGGCGTGGACATCGGCGACGTATCTGAACGCAAGGCGCTGAGGGAGCGGCTCAAGTGCAAGCCCTTCAAGTGGTACCTGGATAACATTTACCCCATGCTGGACCCTCTCAAAGACCTGGTCGCCTATGGAGCG TTGATAAACCAGCTAAAGCCGGATCTGTGCATCGACCAGGGTCCAGTTCCGGGCAGCACACCCATCCTCTACTCTTGCCACTACTTTTCCCCGCAG CATTGCTTCTACCGGACCAATGGACACCTCTATGTGGGTGGCATCAAATcccacaagtataacaacaaccGCTGCCTGGTGGACCCTGGCAGTGGCATCTACCCGGCACTCTATGAGTGCAACATAGCTGCGCAGAAGAATTTCGACATGTTTTGGGACTTTAAGCAG GGATCATCGATCCGGAACAGAAAGACGAAGCGGTGTCTGGAGATCGCCCAGGGTGAAGACAGCTACTATCAGCTTATTGTACAACATTGCACTGGTCAGATCTGGAACATTCAGAATTACATCACAGAAAGAGTTGCTCAAGGGTAA